The sequence below is a genomic window from Candidatus Sericytochromatia bacterium.
AGGCCGGGGTGGAAAACCAGGCCTTGCAGGCGCGCATTCAGCAACTGGTGGATGAGCCCTCGGGTCTCAGCGCCCGCGAAAAAACCGAATATGAACTGGAAATCAAGCGTCTGGGCGATGAACTTCGCGAAGCCGGCCTGCAGATGGCCAGCCTGCGGGAAGCCAAGGTCAAGGCCAACCTCGATATGGAGGAGGCAGCCTCGGAGCTGGTGGAGTTGCGGCGCCAGATTGACGACATGCGCCGGGACCGCAACCAGTACCGCGATCGCCTGGCCGACACCCACATGCAGGCCAATGAGATGGACCAGCTCAAGGGCCAGATGCGGGAACTGATGATGCAGATGACGGCGCTGCGTGGCGGTGCTCCCGGCGTTTCGTCGGAGCCCCCGACCCCCGCGCCCACGGCCCCTCACCCGACTCCGTCGGCGCCGAGCGCCGCTGAATCGCCGCCAAGCGGTGCTGCCCCGGGGCGCACAGCCGCCTCGGACGCCTCGGCCATTCGTCGTCGGGAAATGCTGAACCGCCTGATCGGAGACAAGAAGCCTCGCGAGTGAGCGCGGGAGCGGAAGGCTCAAGCACGTTGTGGGCATGACCGATGGGATCAGGGTTATGTCTGATCGCGGTCACGGCAACGCCGGCCGGGATGGACGATGATGCCGAACAGGGTTCCTTGCGCCGCGCAGGGCGGGACGCCAGGGTGAGCCCAGCACGAGAGGTCTGGCCATGGGCATGGGAATCGGGGGAGCCCTGGAGGCGATCCGACGGATCGAAGGGCGTATCGACGCGATCGAGCAGCGGCTCCAGTTCAAGACCCAGCCGCCGGAAGCCTTCACCGACGCGATCCGGCGCGCGGAAAGTCGGCACGGGGTGGCACCGGGCGATCGGCACCCAACGCCCGACAGGGTCAGCCTCGGGCCCGCGAGTGCCCCTGCCTCTTCCCCCCCTGGTCCGGGCGGTGCGGCGGCTGCGCCATTGTCGGCCACGCCGGCAAGCGGTGGCACGAGCGCCTATGCCGCCGACATCCAGGCTGCGGCCCAGCGTCACGGCGTGGATCCGGCCCTGGTACGGGCCGTGGTTGCAGCCGAAAGTGGTGGCAATCCCCGCGCCACCAGTCAGGCTGGCGCCATGGGACTGATGCAACTGATGCCGGGAACAGCTCGCTCCCTGGGGGTGGCAGACGCCTATGACCCCAAGCAGAACCTGGAGGGGGGCACCCGCTACCTGGCGGACCTGACGGAAAAATTCGGACTCGAACAGGGCTTGGCAGCCTACAATGCCGGTCCCGGAAACGTGGCTCGTTATGGTGGCGTTCCCCCCTTCCGGGAAACCCGCCACTACGTCGACCGCGTGATGAAGCTGTACGGGCAATTCAGTGAGGAGCAGTCATGATTCGTGGACTCTACACCGCCTCCGCCGGCATGCAGGTGGAGCAGATCCGGCAAGATGTCATCGCCAACAACCTGGCCAACATGAACACGACGGGCTTCAAGCGTGATCTGGCCGTCCTGCAAGCGCGCGAGAAGATGGCCATCCGACGGACGAACGACCCCATTTCGGGCGACCCCCTTGCGCCGACCCGGCGGGTGCCCATAGGAGACATGGGTCTGGGCGTGCTGGTCGATCGGATCGTGAAACGCTTCGACGCCGGTAATCTGCGCGACACGGGCGACCCCCTCGACCTGGCCATCAACGGTGAAGGGTTTTTCACCGTCATGAACGAACGCGGCGAAAAGCTCTACACCCGCGCCGGCGATTTCTCGCGCAACGGCCAGGGGCAGCTCACCGACAAGCAAGGCAACCTGGTGCAAGGCCAGAGCGGCCCGATCGCGGTGGACTCGACCCAGGCCTTCAACGTGACCCAGGATGGCGTGATCACAATCAACGGCAATCCGGTCGACCGCCTCGACATCGTGCGCTTCGACAACCCCGATGCCGACCTTGAAAAGGTAGGAGATACCTCCTTCCGCTTCCGCGGCGCGGGCGCCCCGACGCCGATGACCGCCGAAGTTCACCAGGGCATGCTCGAAATGGCCAACGTGAACTCGGTCCAGGAAATGGTCGAGATGATCACCGCCCTGAGGCACTACGAAGCCAACCAACGCGCCCTGCAGGCCCAGGACGAAAGCCTCGGCAAGGCCGTCAACGACGTGGCTCGGGGTTGATTCTGACCACTGACCTCAAGTCGGCCTGCCTGCTTGCCGATTGAATGAATTGGACCATCCCTACCCGGCCGGACGGCGCCTCTAGAGGCCCGGGGCCGCGATGCCGCTGACGGATCGAAGCGGCGCCACGCGAAAGGACCGAGTCGCCCATGATGGGAGCCCTCTGGACCGCGGCCACTGGCATGCGGGCCCAACAAACCAACATCGACGTCACGTCGAACAACCTGGCCAATGCCAACACGCTGGGCTACAAGAAGGTGCGGGCCGAATTCAAGGACCTGATGTACCGCACCATCCGGCAGGCCGGGACCCCCATGCAATCCGGCACCCAGATGCCCGTCGGCACCCAGGTCGGCATGGGTGTGCTGAACTCAGCCACGGCCCGCATCTACTCGCAGGGCGACTTTCAACAGACCGAGAATCCGTTCGACTGGGTCATCGAGGGCGAAGGCTTCTTCCAGGTGCAGCGACCAGACGGACAGCTGGCCTACACCCGCGACGGCTCCTTCAAGGTGGACGGCAACGGGCAGATCGTCACAAGCGAAGGCTTGCTGCTGGTCCCCCAGATCACGGTGCCGCCGGGCGCTTCGAATCCGTCCATCACCTCCGAAGGCGCGTTGACGGTTCAGGTGGGCACCAACATCACCACCGTCGGCCAGGTCACGCTGGCCCGTTTCATCAATCCAGGTGGCCTGAATGCGATCGGCCATAATCTCTACACGCCGACGCCCGCCTCCGGGGATGCGGTGGTGGCCAACCCGAACACCGAGGGCATGGGCACGATCCAGCAAGGTTTCATCGAAATGTCGAACGTCAAGGTGGTGGAGGAAATGATCAACCTGATCGTGGCCCAACGCGCCTATGAAGCCAATTCCAAATCGGTCCAGACCTCAGACGAAATGCTGGGCATGGCCAACAACCTGCGTCGTTGAGGCCCTCCCTCTGAGTGCCGCCTGAGGCAGGCCCGGCCCCCCCGCCCACCACGCGGGAGGCGCCGGCGGCCCGAGCCCCCCGAGGGCGAAAGGGACATTCCTCGTGATCGAATCCACCCACACCACCGCCACACGCAGCGAAGGCCAGCCCCTGCGGGCCAGCCGCGGTGGCGGCACCCCGCAAACCCCCGAGCAGAAAAAGCTTTACGAGGCGGCCAGGGACTTCGAGTCGGTCATGCTCGGCATGGTGTTCAAGCAGATGAGCCAGGGGCAGGGAGATGGCCTGCTCGGCGGCGGCAGTGCCCAGAAGACCTGGCGAGAAATGCTCAACGACGAGCGCGCCAAGTCGATGACGGCGGCAGGCGGCATCGGCTTGGCCGACGCCATCTACCGCCAACTCGCCACTCGCCTCTGATAGCGGGCGTCACGGAAGCAGCGTGACGTGGAGAGGGTTGTAGCCTAAACTGGTGGCGTTCCAACGCCTTCGGTGGGCCCGCATGAGCCTTTCCAACTGCACCCGCTGTCAGCGGGCGTTTCGTCGGCTGACCGACGCCAAGATCTGCCCGGCCTGCCTCGAAGGCGATGAGCGGGCCTATCAATCTGTGATCGCGTGGCTGCAACAGCATCCTGGCGACTCGCTGCAGCGGGTGGCAAGCGCGACGGGGGTCGCAGAGACCGTCGTATTGCGACTGGTTCGCGAGGGGCGCGTTTCCCTGTTGGAATTGCTCCAGCCTGAGGACCTGCCGCGCTGCCGACGCTGTGGCGTGGCGATCAGCGGTGGAATGGCCTGCCGGAGTTGCGCCCAAATGCTGGGCGAGGAGCTCCAAGCCTCGGCTGACGCCCTGCGCGAGGCGTCGTGGCGAAAGCCTTGGCGGGGATCGTGATCACCGAAATGGAAGAAATTGGCGTCGAGGTTCAAGTTTCAACACCAGTGTCCGATAGAAAGAAGTGGAGGTGGTTTTTGTCCGAAGCGGACTTCGCCAGGACAAAGCCCCAGGCGCAGAAAACGAGGTGATCCTGATGCGTATCTCCAACGAGCAGGCCCAGCAAATCCTTCAGGCCCAAGGGATCAAAGGTCCCAAGGCCACCAAAGGAAGCGCGGGGCCGGGTCCAGCAACACCGCCGGCATCCGATGCCGTCTCCATGTCCCCCAAAGGGCAGGAGATTGGCAAAGCGCTGCAGGCGTTGGCTGGGCTGCCCGACGTGCGTGCCGATCGTGTGGCAGCGCTGAAAGCGCAGATCGAGTCAGGGACTTATCAGGTCTCTGGCAGAGAGATCGCTGCAAGCCTCCTGCAACGCGCCAGCGACAAGCTCGTTTAGGACAGCCCGGTGAGTTCGCGTTACGACCAGCTCGACCGAGTGCTGGGCCAGCTGACCGCAGGGCTGATTGCCCTGAAGAACTGGCACCCGCGCAAGGTCGAGCTGCTCCAACGCAACCGTCTGGAGGAGCTCGAGGCGCTAAATGCGCGGGAATACGCTCACATGGCCCAGTTGGAGGCGCTGAACCTCGAACGCTCCCGGCTCCATGCCGAACTGGCCGAGGAGGTGGGATTGCCCGCCTTGGCGCCGCTGTCCAGGCTGCTTGAACGGCTGCCGGAAGCGGCTCGTCGCCAATTGCGTCACCGCTG
It includes:
- the flgF gene encoding flagellar basal-body rod protein FlgF, translated to MIRGLYTASAGMQVEQIRQDVIANNLANMNTTGFKRDLAVLQAREKMAIRRTNDPISGDPLAPTRRVPIGDMGLGVLVDRIVKRFDAGNLRDTGDPLDLAINGEGFFTVMNERGEKLYTRAGDFSRNGQGQLTDKQGNLVQGQSGPIAVDSTQAFNVTQDGVITINGNPVDRLDIVRFDNPDADLEKVGDTSFRFRGAGAPTPMTAEVHQGMLEMANVNSVQEMVEMITALRHYEANQRALQAQDESLGKAVNDVARG
- the flgG gene encoding flagellar basal-body rod protein FlgG, producing the protein MMGALWTAATGMRAQQTNIDVTSNNLANANTLGYKKVRAEFKDLMYRTIRQAGTPMQSGTQMPVGTQVGMGVLNSATARIYSQGDFQQTENPFDWVIEGEGFFQVQRPDGQLAYTRDGSFKVDGNGQIVTSEGLLLVPQITVPPGASNPSITSEGALTVQVGTNITTVGQVTLARFINPGGLNAIGHNLYTPTPASGDAVVANPNTEGMGTIQQGFIEMSNVKVVEEMINLIVAQRAYEANSKSVQTSDEMLGMANNLRR
- a CDS encoding rod-binding protein translates to MIESTHTTATRSEGQPLRASRGGGTPQTPEQKKLYEAARDFESVMLGMVFKQMSQGQGDGLLGGGSAQKTWREMLNDERAKSMTAAGGIGLADAIYRQLATRL
- a CDS encoding MerR family transcriptional regulator, yielding MSLSNCTRCQRAFRRLTDAKICPACLEGDERAYQSVIAWLQQHPGDSLQRVASATGVAETVVLRLVREGRVSLLELLQPEDLPRCRRCGVAISGGMACRSCAQMLGEELQASADALREASWRKPWRGS
- the flgM gene encoding flagellar biosynthesis anti-sigma factor FlgM; the encoded protein is MVFVRSGLRQDKAPGAENEVILMRISNEQAQQILQAQGIKGPKATKGSAGPGPATPPASDAVSMSPKGQEIGKALQALAGLPDVRADRVAALKAQIESGTYQVSGREIAASLLQRASDKLV
- the flgN gene encoding flagellar export chaperone FlgN, translated to MSSRYDQLDRVLGQLTAGLIALKNWHPRKVELLQRNRLEELEALNAREYAHMAQLEALNLERSRLHAELAEEVGLPALAPLSRLLERLPEAARRQLRHRWQELDAAGRRLKDLQVTPNVMVRRAASRIEATIQAVAEVSAAQETAGRSPVGFDAQPVSSWMVNRTA